A region from the Vicia villosa cultivar HV-30 ecotype Madison, WI linkage group LG3, Vvil1.0, whole genome shotgun sequence genome encodes:
- the LOC131659412 gene encoding F-box/kelch-repeat protein At3g23880-like — translation MATNITQHEFSSKDVFKHKIHDIVGSCDGILCLANYYKPLIVLCNPSIRKFKELSPFDNPRVDSQLNMTCGFGYDHVSHNYKVVVVYHFSVKGIPEYTTNVKVHTLGTNSWKNTRMFPSDTVFTEPSGKYVSGTINWLVFLKGRHSDPPFIVSFDLDKESYQKVFLLDLGEIDVFDLTLGVLRDCLCLIHDDDVWFMREYGIKESWIKLFDLSYLQDSTKPSTLTKVLYLFEDDNVLLEFIYFEKKKLILYNSKNGSFKKGSFKNAAMFQNTLEVCVESLISPCF, via the coding sequence ATGGCCACTAACATCACTCAACACGAGTTTTCATCCAAAGATGTTTTTAAACACAAAATACATGACATTGTTGGCTCTTGTGACGGAATCCTTTGTCTTGCCAACTATTATAAACCTTTAATTGTATTGTGTAATCCTTCCATTAGAAAATTCAAGGAATTATCCCCTTTTGATAACCCACGAGTGGATAGTCAGCTTAATATGACATGTGGATTCGGCTATGATCATGTTTCTCATAATTACAAAGTGGTTGTTGTTTACCATTTCTCTGTCAAAGGTATTCCTGAATACACAACTAATGTAAAAGTTCATACGTTGGGTACTAATTCTTGGAAAAACACTCGGATGTTCCCTTCTGATACTGTTTTCACTGAGCCATCTGGAAAATATGTAAGTGGCACAATTAATTGGTTAGTCTTTCTTAAAGGGCGTCATAGTGATCCACCCtttattgtttcatttgatttGGATAAGGAGTCTTATCAAAAGGTTTTTCTTCTGGATCTTGGAGAGATAGATGTGTTTGACTTGACATTGGGTGTGTTGAGGGATTGCTTGTGCTTAATTCATGATGACGATGTTTGGTTCATGAGGGAATATGGAATTAAAGAGTCTTGGATTAAATTGTTCGACCTTTCTTACTTGCAAGATTCAACAAAGCCTTCTACTTTGACAAAggtattatatttatttgaagacGATAATGTGCTGCtggagtttatttattttgagaaaaagaAGTTGATCCTGTACAATTCCAAGAATGGTAGTTTTAAGAAAGGTTCTTTTAAAAATGCTGCTATGTTTCAAAACACTTTAGAAGTTTGTGTTGAGAGTTTGATATCACCTTGTTTTTAA